Sequence from the Janthinobacterium lividum genome:
TCTTGCCGCGCAGCGCCGCGCCGCAGGTCACGCTCGAATATCCGCGCCACGGCGGCCACGTCGGCTTTGCCGCTGGCAAGTTGCCGGGAAGCACACGCTGGCTGCCGCAACGCCTGATCCATTTTTTTGAAGGCGGCAACACGGCGCCATCGGCACCGCAAACCTGTCACGCTGACGGCACGCGCACTCACACGGAAAACGCTACACATGGATGAACTCGTCAAGCAGGCCCTGGCCAAATGGCCGAACGTGCCCCACTGCTACGGCTGGCTGGGCCTGGACGCGCGCGGCCACTGGCGCATGCGCGACCAGCATGCGCAACAGCAACAACTGCCAGGCGACAAGATCGCCCACGTGGCCCTGTTGGGATTTATCAACCGCAATTACGATCATGACGAACGCGGTTGCTGGTTTTTCCAGAACGGCCCACAGCGCGTGTATCTGAATCTGGAAGCGACGCCGTATATCGCCCGCAGCGACCCGCAGCACGGTTTTGTCTTGCAGACGGGTGCGCCTCTGGAACAGATCGAGCAAGCGTATTGGTGCGATAACGGCGCGCTGATCCTGCGCCACGGCGACATCGTCGCGCAGGTCGATGACCGCGACATGGCCCAGGTGCTGCCCGCGCTGCGCCTCGACGGGCAAGCGGTGGGCGACGAAGCGCTGCTGGCCTGGCTGGAAGATGCGCAAGGCAATTTGATGTTATTGCATAACGGCAAGGAGATTGCCGTGCAGCCGCTGGCCTATGCCAGCGTACCGCAGACCTTCGGCTTCCAGCAGGCGCCGCAAGCCGAATAAGAGTCAGCCCTTCTGGTCCTTGATCTGTTCGCGGCGCTTTTCCTGCAGCTCGCGCTCGCGCGCATCGATCACGGCCTGGTCATAAAAAGTCGCGTCCGTCGACTTGCGGGCGATCGTCAGCTGGTCCAGCGCGGCCATGGTGGCGCCCTGCAGCACGTAGGATTCGGCCAGCGCCATGTGCTGCAAGGTCATCTTGCCCTGGTCCGCATAGGCTTTCGCCAATAAATCGTAGAGTTCCGGCTCTTCCTTGTAGAGCTGCACCTGCTCGCGCAGATACAGGGTGGATTGCTCCAGCTTGCCGGCAGCCATCAGCGCTTCCGCATACTGGTGGGCAATGCCGCGCGAGAGAGGAAACTGCTGGCGCGCAGCGTCCGCCGCCTTCAGGGCCTGTTGCGCCACTTCCTTCTTTTGCGCCGGCATCAACAGCACTTCCAGCGCCATCGCCGCCAGCAGGGAATTGGGGTCCTGCGTGCCGCCCGAGGTAAACACGTTCGGCCCGGCCGGCTGGTGCAGGGCCGCATTGGCCGCATCGAGTTCCTTTTGCGCCTCCGCCGGCTTGCCCTGCTTGACGGCAACGAAAGACAAGCCATAGTGGGCGGCCGTCACCTGGAAGCGGCTTTGCTGTTCCAGCTGCGTCTTGAAGACGGCCTTGGCGTTCAACAGGCCTTGCACGCTTTCATCCTGCAGCACGCGGGCGCGGGCCCGGGCCAGGTGAAAACTCAGGCTGTCCGCACGCTGCTTGTAGGGCTGTTCGCGGATGCGCGCCTGGATGTCGGCGATGCGTTCCGTCGTCAGCGGGTGGGTCTGCAGGTAGGCGGGCATCAGGTCGCTGTAAGAGCG
This genomic interval carries:
- a CDS encoding DUF2946 family protein encodes the protein MDELVKQALAKWPNVPHCYGWLGLDARGHWRMRDQHAQQQQLPGDKIAHVALLGFINRNYDHDERGCWFFQNGPQRVYLNLEATPYIARSDPQHGFVLQTGAPLEQIEQAYWCDNGALILRHGDIVAQVDDRDMAQVLPALRLDGQAVGDEALLAWLEDAQGNLMLLHNGKEIAVQPLAYASVPQTFGFQQAPQAE
- a CDS encoding M48 family metalloprotease, whose product is MLAALCFAAPCALAQTYTSAPAAPAASVSAKPASSWTPLAVPPAPNLPNLGDTSREDLSPAMERKIGEEIMRGIRGDRDYLDDAPLLEYLNTFGNALVAARPSVRGETNYDYFFFAVRDPQLNAFALPGGFIGVHSALVLAAQTEAELASVLSHEIGHVAQRHIARMLGQQRQDALMPLAAMLLAALASRAGGDVAMGVFAAGQGLAIQRQLNFGRDAEREADRIGFQIMGEAGFDTTGMVAFFGRMQAASRSYSDLMPAYLQTHPLTTERIADIQARIREQPYKQRADSLSFHLARARARVLQDESVQGLLNAKAVFKTQLEQQSRFQVTAAHYGLSFVAVKQGKPAEAQKELDAANAALHQPAGPNVFTSGGTQDPNSLLAAMALEVLLMPAQKKEVAQQALKAADAARQQFPLSRGIAHQYAEALMAAGKLEQSTLYLREQVQLYKEEPELYDLLAKAYADQGKMTLQHMALAESYVLQGATMAALDQLTIARKSTDATFYDQAVIDARERELQEKRREQIKDQKG